In Halosegnis marinus, one genomic interval encodes:
- a CDS encoding PPC domain-containing DNA-binding protein — MDYRELDGGREFVARLEHGGDWRAQIERFAADEGVGAAFFVGLGAVRDAEFYFYDQTEQEYYPEVFDEPLEVAACVGNVSMLDGEPFAHTHAVCSREDGTALAGHLNAGTVFAGELYVREFDAELHREHDDTTDLDLWPL, encoded by the coding sequence ATGGATTACCGCGAACTCGACGGCGGGCGCGAGTTCGTCGCGCGGCTGGAGCACGGCGGCGACTGGCGCGCGCAGATCGAGCGGTTCGCGGCCGACGAGGGTGTCGGCGCGGCCTTCTTCGTTGGACTCGGCGCGGTGCGGGACGCGGAGTTCTACTTCTACGACCAGACGGAGCAGGAGTACTACCCCGAGGTGTTCGACGAGCCGCTCGAAGTCGCGGCCTGCGTCGGCAACGTCTCGATGCTAGACGGGGAGCCGTTCGCCCACACGCACGCGGTCTGCTCGCGCGAGGACGGTACCGCGCTGGCGGGCCACCTGAACGCCGGCACGGTGTTCGCCGGGGAACTGTACGTCCGGGAGTTCGACGCGGAGTTGCACCGCGAACACGACGACACGACCGACCTCGACCTCTGGCCGCTCTGA
- a CDS encoding DUF2073 domain-containing protein, with the protein MPETQSPNDDGVQIDMISAERMEGLRTMEKIRLILDGVHDGNIVILEQGLDPDEESKLIEVTMSEISPDGFTGIEIETYPTGGGDTGLLGKLMGKSSKGKLTVIGPANRIETLHKDENLLSTLIHKQ; encoded by the coding sequence ATGCCTGAGACACAGAGCCCGAACGACGACGGGGTCCAGATCGACATGATCAGCGCCGAGCGGATGGAGGGCCTGCGGACGATGGAGAAGATACGGCTCATCCTCGACGGCGTCCACGACGGCAACATCGTCATCCTCGAACAGGGGCTCGACCCCGACGAGGAGTCGAAGCTCATCGAGGTGACGATGTCCGAGATATCGCCGGACGGCTTCACCGGCATCGAGATAGAGACGTACCCGACGGGCGGCGGCGACACCGGCCTGCTCGGGAAGCTGATGGGCAAGTCCTCGAAGGGGAAGCTCACGGTCATCGGGCCGGCGAACCGAATCGAGACGCTCCACAAGGACGAGAACCTCCTGAGCACGCTCATCCACAAGCAGTAA
- a CDS encoding cupin domain-containing protein: MVNESDLDWTEHEGAETASRRKKLAAAAGGEEVGASLYEVDPGERPWPLHYHTGNEEALYVLAGEGVLRRGEGYDDVPLSPGEYVACPADESGAHQVVNRGEEVLRYLMVSTMNEPDVAVYPEADGIGVFVGAPPGGDGERTVSGFWNRGDAVEYWD; encoded by the coding sequence ATGGTCAACGAGTCGGACCTCGACTGGACCGAACACGAGGGCGCGGAGACGGCGTCCCGCCGGAAGAAGCTCGCCGCGGCCGCCGGGGGCGAGGAGGTGGGGGCGTCGCTGTACGAGGTCGACCCCGGCGAGCGGCCGTGGCCGCTCCACTACCACACCGGCAACGAGGAGGCGCTCTACGTCCTCGCGGGGGAGGGCGTGCTCCGGCGGGGCGAGGGGTACGACGACGTGCCGCTCTCGCCCGGCGAGTACGTCGCCTGTCCGGCCGACGAGTCCGGCGCGCACCAGGTCGTGAACCGCGGGGAGGAGGTACTCCGCTACCTGATGGTCTCGACGATGAACGAGCCGGACGTGGCGGTGTACCCCGAGGCCGACGGTATCGGGGTGTTCGTGGGCGCGCCCCCCGGCGGCGACGGCGAGCGGACGGTGTCGGGCTTCTGGAACCGCGGGGACGCCGTCGAGTACTGGGACTAG
- a CDS encoding cupin domain-containing protein, which translates to MEKVAVEDVDSWVSPASAKRPVGRALGVEDAALNYYELGPGESFAFGRHRHMGQEEVFYVLSGEATFETGDPREGTEEVVVAAGELVRFGPGEWQQGWNRGEEPVRALAVGAPAESGETTILRECEACGGYTEQSVERAPDEEGALVTVCGDCGGETARFS; encoded by the coding sequence ATGGAGAAAGTAGCCGTCGAGGACGTGGACTCGTGGGTGTCGCCGGCGTCGGCGAAGCGGCCGGTCGGGCGCGCGCTGGGCGTCGAGGACGCCGCACTGAACTACTACGAACTCGGTCCGGGCGAGTCGTTCGCGTTCGGGCGGCACCGACACATGGGCCAGGAGGAGGTGTTCTACGTCCTCTCGGGCGAGGCGACGTTCGAGACGGGCGACCCGCGCGAGGGGACCGAGGAGGTCGTCGTCGCGGCGGGCGAACTCGTCCGCTTCGGGCCCGGCGAGTGGCAACAGGGATGGAATCGCGGCGAGGAGCCGGTGCGCGCGCTCGCCGTCGGCGCGCCCGCGGAGTCGGGCGAGACGACCATCCTCCGGGAGTGCGAGGCCTGCGGCGGCTACACCGAGCAGTCGGTCGAGCGCGCGCCCGACGAGGAAGGGGCGCTCGTCACGGTCTGTGGCGACTGCGGCGGGGAGACGGCGCGGTTCTCGTAG
- a CDS encoding DNA polymerase II large subunit has product MRPEDEAYFERLETRLDGAFEVAEEAKTRGEDPHPEVEIPVAKDMADRVENILGIEGVAERVRELEGQMSREEAALELVTDFVEGTVGDYDSRAGKIEGAVRTAVALLTEGVVAAPIEGIDRVELLTNDDGTEFVNVYYAGPIRSAGGTAQALSVLVADYARALLGIEEYEARADETERYAEEVALYDKETGLQYTPKDTETKFIAKHMPIMLDGEATGDEEVSGFRDLERVDTNSARGGMCLVLAEGIALKAPKIQRYTRGLDEVDWPWLQDLIDGTYYDDAGGDAAETDEGDEGSDADGEETAAEADAAGPPRADPASKYLRDLIAGRPVFGHPSEPGGFRLRYGRARNHGFATAGVHPATMHLVDDFLATGTQIKTERPGKAGGVVPVDSIEGPTVKLANGDVRRIDDPEEALEVRNGVVEILDLGEYLVNYGEFVENNHPLVPASYVAEWWEQDLAAAGADVQAMRDDPGLDLDRPDAERALAWAEEYDAPLHPTYTYLWHDLPVEGFEALADAVEASGRFAEADGAALESPPSAGSDRTLVLPNTDAVVEALEALVVEHTQGEETVTVPDALPFVRSLGFTADLDRTWTELSASARGWDDGANSHRAVNEVAPFSLQERAPTRIGNRMGRPEKSESRDLSPAVHTLFPIGEAGGSQRDVSAAAKQRDVSATPGTVEAEVARRRCPDCDEGTFRGRCRECGSWTEPHYVCPDCEHDVEPDESGRAECPRCGTLARSTERREIDLNTELRDGMANVGERAGSFEMLKGVKGLMSTHKIPEPMEKGVLRAKNGVTAFKDGTVRYDMTDLPVTAVRASELDVEVGQLRELGYETDMDGEPLRHDDQLVELKVQDVVLSDGAAEHMLKTADYVDDLLERYYGLDAFYDVDERQDLVGELVFGMAPHTSAAVVGRVIGFTSAAVGYAHPYFHAAKRRNCDGDEDCVMLLMDGLLNFSKEYLPDKRGGQMDAPLVMSSRIDPSEIDDEAHNMDIVDRYPREFYEASREMADPEEVDVKIAEENLDTDREYTEFRHTHDTSNIALGPDLSAYKTLGSMMDKMDAQLALSRKLRAVDETDVAERVIEYHFLPDLIGNLRAFSRQETRCLDCGEKYRRMPLTGDCRECGGRVNLTVHQGSVNKYMDVALRVAEEFGCREYTVQRLKILERSLESVFENDKNKQGSISDFM; this is encoded by the coding sequence ATGCGCCCGGAGGACGAGGCGTACTTCGAGCGGCTGGAAACCCGGCTGGACGGGGCGTTCGAGGTGGCGGAGGAGGCGAAGACGCGCGGCGAGGACCCCCACCCCGAGGTGGAGATACCCGTCGCGAAGGACATGGCCGACCGCGTCGAGAACATCCTCGGCATCGAGGGGGTCGCGGAGCGCGTGCGCGAACTCGAGGGGCAGATGTCCCGCGAGGAGGCGGCGCTCGAACTCGTGACCGACTTCGTCGAGGGGACGGTCGGCGACTACGACTCCCGCGCGGGGAAGATAGAGGGCGCGGTCCGGACGGCCGTCGCCCTGCTGACGGAGGGTGTCGTCGCGGCCCCCATCGAGGGCATCGACCGGGTCGAACTGCTCACCAACGACGACGGCACGGAGTTCGTGAACGTCTACTACGCCGGTCCCATCCGCTCGGCGGGCGGGACGGCGCAGGCGCTGTCGGTGCTCGTCGCCGACTACGCCCGCGCGCTGCTCGGCATCGAGGAGTACGAGGCGCGCGCCGACGAGACGGAGCGGTACGCCGAGGAGGTCGCGCTGTACGACAAGGAGACGGGCCTCCAGTACACGCCGAAGGACACGGAGACGAAGTTCATCGCGAAGCACATGCCCATCATGCTGGACGGGGAGGCCACGGGCGACGAGGAGGTCTCCGGCTTCCGCGACCTCGAACGGGTGGACACCAACTCCGCCCGCGGCGGGATGTGTCTCGTCCTCGCCGAGGGTATCGCGCTGAAGGCCCCGAAGATACAGCGGTACACCCGCGGGCTGGACGAGGTGGACTGGCCGTGGCTCCAGGACCTCATCGACGGGACCTACTACGACGACGCCGGCGGCGACGCGGCCGAGACCGACGAGGGCGACGAGGGGAGCGACGCCGACGGCGAGGAGACGGCGGCCGAGGCCGACGCCGCCGGCCCGCCGCGCGCCGACCCCGCGAGCAAGTACCTGCGCGACCTCATCGCCGGCCGACCCGTGTTCGGCCACCCCTCAGAGCCCGGCGGCTTCAGGCTCCGCTACGGCCGGGCGCGCAACCACGGCTTCGCGACCGCCGGCGTCCACCCCGCGACGATGCACCTCGTGGACGACTTCCTCGCCACGGGTACGCAGATAAAGACGGAGCGCCCGGGGAAGGCGGGCGGCGTCGTCCCCGTGGACTCCATCGAGGGCCCGACGGTCAAACTCGCCAACGGCGACGTCCGGCGAATCGACGACCCCGAGGAGGCGCTCGAAGTCCGCAACGGCGTCGTGGAGATACTCGACCTCGGCGAGTACCTCGTCAACTACGGGGAGTTCGTCGAGAACAACCACCCGCTCGTCCCGGCCTCCTACGTCGCCGAGTGGTGGGAGCAGGACCTCGCCGCGGCGGGCGCGGACGTGCAGGCGATGCGCGACGACCCGGGCCTCGACCTCGACCGTCCGGACGCGGAGCGGGCGCTCGCGTGGGCCGAGGAGTACGACGCGCCCCTCCACCCCACGTACACCTACCTGTGGCACGACCTCCCCGTCGAGGGGTTCGAGGCGCTGGCCGACGCGGTCGAGGCGTCGGGCCGGTTCGCCGAGGCCGACGGCGCGGCCCTCGAATCGCCCCCGAGCGCGGGAAGCGACCGTACGCTCGTCCTCCCGAACACCGACGCCGTGGTCGAGGCGCTGGAGGCGCTCGTGGTCGAACACACGCAGGGGGAGGAGACGGTCACCGTCCCCGACGCCCTGCCGTTCGTGCGCTCGCTCGGGTTCACCGCCGACCTCGACCGGACGTGGACGGAGCTCTCGGCGTCCGCGCGCGGCTGGGACGACGGCGCGAACAGCCACCGCGCCGTGAACGAGGTCGCGCCGTTCTCGCTCCAGGAGCGCGCCCCGACCCGCATCGGCAACCGGATGGGCCGCCCGGAGAAGTCCGAGTCGCGCGACCTCTCGCCCGCGGTCCACACCCTCTTCCCCATCGGCGAGGCGGGCGGGAGCCAGCGCGACGTGAGCGCGGCCGCGAAACAGCGCGACGTGTCCGCGACCCCCGGCACCGTCGAGGCGGAGGTCGCCCGCCGTCGGTGTCCCGACTGCGACGAGGGCACCTTCCGCGGCCGCTGTCGCGAGTGCGGGTCGTGGACGGAGCCGCACTACGTCTGCCCGGACTGTGAACACGACGTGGAACCCGACGAGTCCGGACGCGCGGAGTGTCCGCGCTGTGGGACGCTCGCCCGCTCCACCGAGCGCCGCGAGATAGACCTCAACACCGAACTCCGCGATGGGATGGCGAACGTCGGCGAGCGCGCCGGCTCCTTCGAGATGCTGAAAGGGGTCAAGGGGCTGATGTCGACCCACAAGATACCGGAGCCGATGGAGAAGGGCGTGCTCCGGGCGAAGAACGGCGTCACGGCGTTCAAGGACGGCACCGTCCGCTACGACATGACGGACCTCCCCGTCACCGCCGTCCGCGCGAGCGAACTCGACGTGGAGGTGGGTCAGCTCCGCGAACTCGGCTACGAGACGGACATGGACGGCGAGCCGCTGCGCCACGACGACCAGCTGGTCGAGCTGAAGGTGCAGGACGTGGTGCTCTCCGACGGCGCGGCCGAACACATGCTGAAGACGGCCGACTACGTCGACGACCTGCTCGAACGCTACTACGGCCTCGACGCCTTCTACGACGTGGACGAGCGCCAGGACCTCGTCGGCGAACTCGTCTTCGGGATGGCGCCCCACACCTCCGCGGCGGTTGTCGGGAGGGTTATAGGGTTCACGAGCGCCGCCGTCGGATACGCGCATCCGTACTTTCACGCCGCGAAACGGCGGAACTGCGATGGGGACGAAGATTGTGTGATGCTCCTGATGGACGGACTTCTCAACTTCTCGAAGGAATACCTCCCTGACAAGCGCGGGGGGCAGATGGACGCGCCGCTCGTCATGTCCTCGCGCATCGACCCCTCCGAGATCGACGACGAGGCGCACAACATGGACATCGTGGACCGCTACCCCCGCGAGTTCTACGAGGCGAGCCGCGAGATGGCGGACCCGGAGGAGGTGGACGTGAAGATAGCCGAGGAGAACCTCGACACCGACCGCGAGTACACGGAGTTCCGCCACACCCACGACACCTCGAACATCGCGCTGGGGCCCGACCTCTCGGCGTACAAGACGCTCGGCAGCATGATGGACAAGATGGACGCCCAGCTCGCGCTCTCGCGGAAGCTCCGCGCCGTGGACGAGACGGACGTGGCCGAGCGCGTCATCGAGTACCACTTCCTGCCGGACCTCATCGGCAACCTCCGCGCCTTTTCGCGCCAGGAGACGCGCTGTCTCGACTGCGGGGAGAAGTACCGCCGGATGCCGCTCACCGGCGACTGCCGGGAGTGCGGCGGGCGGGTCAACCTCACCGTCCACCAGGGGTCCGTGAACAAGTACATGGACGTGGCGCTGCGCGTCGCCGAGGAGTTCGGCTGCCGGGAGTACACGGTTCAGCGGCTGAAGATACTGGAGCGCTCGCTCGAATCCGTGTTCGAGAACGACAAGAACAAGCAGGGCTCCATCTCCGACTTCATGTGA
- a CDS encoding OapC/ArvC family zinc-ribbon domain-containing protein, protein MPHQCTACGYTFADGSKDMLGGCPDCGGNKFQFYPEGTEVPEEPPGDDAPPEPDEPSGAASTVGRAATRVRDFVSGDGREAGTDPEDAGPDADPSDVASPSAPTADARSGADDPADPKGGAETGATTDAGRTTDTGTTTDAGTAADTGPADAGTDDAPDPNAPWPDSTDAADPIRKGGFRDDADDVDDANDLEPDDDGIIDADARAARDAVEDAEDGAQSAARSGLASDAEVEAATDSTQAADSTQAADSAPAEDDADAPAEEPSPNPDDLAGEGRVVSEPSGEEADMAELREQLNDQFESIKILEPGQYELNLMELYDREEYIIALQENGRYVIQVPEQWMGDRDTER, encoded by the coding sequence ATGCCCCACCAGTGTACCGCCTGCGGCTACACGTTCGCCGACGGGTCGAAGGACATGCTCGGCGGCTGTCCCGACTGCGGCGGCAACAAGTTCCAGTTCTACCCCGAGGGGACCGAGGTCCCCGAGGAGCCCCCCGGCGACGACGCGCCGCCCGAACCCGACGAGCCGAGCGGCGCGGCCTCGACGGTCGGCCGCGCGGCGACCCGGGTCCGCGACTTCGTCTCCGGCGACGGCCGCGAGGCGGGCACCGACCCCGAGGACGCCGGCCCCGACGCCGACCCGTCCGACGTCGCGTCCCCGTCGGCGCCGACCGCGGACGCGCGTAGCGGGGCGGACGACCCCGCGGACCCGAAGGGCGGGGCGGAGACCGGCGCGACGACCGACGCCGGAAGGACGACCGACACGGGAACGACGACCGACGCCGGGACCGCGGCCGACACGGGACCGGCCGACGCCGGAACCGACGACGCCCCGGACCCGAACGCCCCGTGGCCCGACTCGACGGACGCCGCCGACCCCATCCGGAAGGGCGGCTTCCGCGACGACGCGGACGACGTCGACGACGCGAACGACCTCGAACCCGACGACGACGGCATCATCGACGCCGACGCCCGGGCCGCCCGCGACGCCGTCGAGGACGCCGAGGACGGCGCACAATCGGCCGCCCGCTCGGGACTGGCGAGCGACGCGGAGGTCGAGGCGGCGACCGACTCCACTCAGGCGGCCGACTCCACTCAGGCGGCCGACTCCGCTCCCGCGGAGGACGACGCGGACGCCCCCGCCGAGGAGCCGAGTCCGAACCCCGACGACCTCGCCGGGGAGGGCCGCGTGGTCTCCGAGCCGAGCGGCGAGGAGGCCGACATGGCCGAACTCCGCGAGCAGCTGAACGACCAGTTCGAGTCGATCAAGATCCTCGAACCCGGTCAGTACGAGCTCAACCTCATGGAGCTGTACGACCGCGAGGAGTACATCATCGCGCTCCAGGAGAACGGCCGCTACGTCATCCAGGTGCCCGAGCAGTGGATGGGCGACCGCGACACGGAGCGGTGA
- a CDS encoding Era-like GTP-binding protein translates to MGLLTEIRSSISRVTSSLFAGSEPRRIGIYGPPNAGKTTLANRIARDWTGDAIGPESHVPHETRRARRKENVEIKRNGRTVTIDIVDTPGVTTKVDYEEFLEHDIEKDDAVRRSREATEGVAEAMHWLREDVDGVIYVLDATTDPFTQVNTMLIGIIESQDLPVLILANKTDLEDASVQRIRNAFPQHETIPLSALEGDNMDEVYDKIAEYFG, encoded by the coding sequence ATGGGACTACTCACCGAAATCAGATCGAGCATCTCGCGGGTGACGTCGAGCCTGTTCGCGGGGTCGGAGCCGAGGCGTATCGGTATCTACGGCCCGCCGAACGCCGGCAAGACGACGCTCGCCAACCGTATCGCCCGCGACTGGACCGGCGACGCGATCGGCCCGGAGAGCCACGTGCCCCACGAGACCCGACGCGCCCGGCGGAAGGAGAACGTGGAGATAAAGCGCAACGGCCGCACCGTCACCATCGACATCGTCGACACGCCCGGCGTGACGACGAAGGTGGACTACGAGGAGTTCCTCGAACACGACATCGAGAAGGACGACGCCGTGCGCCGGTCGCGCGAGGCGACGGAGGGCGTCGCCGAGGCGATGCACTGGCTCCGCGAGGACGTCGACGGCGTCATCTACGTGCTCGACGCCACGACGGACCCGTTCACGCAGGTGAACACGATGCTCATCGGCATCATCGAGAGCCAGGACCTCCCCGTCCTCATCCTCGCGAACAAGACCGACCTGGAGGACGCCTCCGTCCAGCGCATCCGCAACGCCTTCCCGCAGCACGAGACGATTCCGCTCTCGGCGCTGGAGGGCGACAACATGGACGAAGTGTACGACAAGATCGCGGAGTACTTCGGGTGA
- a CDS encoding DUF7090 family protein, translating to MEYDLAIENAPPTIPGGTGVLLIHPSTGETDRIDTDFLKTDTDHRLVVSTRTTAREVAQKLDYYEVNRDTTDILDTLSVERGYSRRSSESVHYISSPDDTDGIVAKVEWFLDNHDGKLRVSFDSITELAYYADEERARDAVERILALLDEHDAVGLFHLAEEVHDPSVVAGYRDLFDGVVELGADGVVTTDF from the coding sequence ATGGAGTACGACCTCGCCATCGAGAACGCGCCGCCGACGATTCCGGGCGGGACCGGGGTGCTGCTCATCCACCCCTCCACCGGGGAGACGGACCGCATCGACACCGACTTCCTGAAGACCGACACCGACCACCGGCTCGTCGTCTCCACCCGAACCACCGCGCGCGAGGTCGCACAGAAGCTCGACTACTACGAGGTGAACCGCGACACGACGGACATCCTCGACACGCTCTCCGTCGAGCGCGGCTACTCGCGCCGCTCCTCGGAGAGCGTCCACTACATCTCCTCGCCCGACGACACGGACGGCATCGTGGCGAAGGTCGAGTGGTTCCTCGACAACCACGACGGGAAGCTCCGCGTCTCGTTCGACTCCATCACGGAGCTCGCGTACTACGCCGACGAGGAGCGCGCCCGCGACGCCGTCGAGCGTATCCTCGCCCTGCTCGACGAACACGACGCCGTGGGGCTGTTCCACCTCGCGGAGGAGGTCCACGACCCCTCCGTCGTCGCCGGCTACCGCGACCTGTTCGACGGCGTCGTCGAACTCGGCGCGGACGGCGTCGTCACGACCGACTTCTGA
- a CDS encoding DCC1-like thiol-disulfide oxidoreductase family protein yields MPETFVYDDECGFCTWCAQQLVDHSDLDVVGFSDLTDAERERLPEDWEEGAHLVTDDRVYSFGEAIEQAFARSEVAPPGTDDTVGFLRQFADYNRLREKLYREAADRRDVWGHFVRQDDPVRRSES; encoded by the coding sequence ATGCCCGAGACGTTCGTTTACGACGACGAGTGCGGCTTCTGTACGTGGTGTGCCCAGCAGCTCGTGGACCACTCCGACCTCGACGTGGTCGGCTTCTCGGACCTCACCGACGCCGAGCGCGAGCGCCTCCCCGAGGACTGGGAGGAGGGCGCCCACCTGGTGACCGACGACCGGGTGTACTCGTTCGGCGAGGCCATCGAGCAGGCGTTCGCGCGCAGCGAGGTGGCGCCGCCGGGCACCGACGACACGGTCGGGTTCCTCCGGCAGTTCGCGGACTACAACCGCCTGCGCGAGAAGCTCTACCGCGAGGCCGCCGACCGCCGCGACGTGTGGGGTCACTTCGTCCGGCAGGACGACCCCGTCCGCCGCTCCGAGTCCTAA
- a CDS encoding Cdc6/Cdc18 family protein, protein MTGNTQDDTRDGGGEAEGTDTDGRDADEVTGTGPDAARPPEEAPPADPESDASGLGTGGERFGAEDIDLDDIVLDDPAEEPDEASRGLFDDLLEGEPIFENKEVLRPSYTPHKLPHREEQINNMATILVTALRGETPSNILIYGKTGTGKTASAKFVSEELETTSQKYEVPCEVRYINCEVTDTQYRVLAQLANKFIEKNEAVIDGKLDRLTDLREEAGELADPSEALADTEFDTVAGVEERIEELETDREEFEPAPMTGWPTDRVYQTFFDAVDYHERVVVIMLDEIDKLVEKSGDDTLYNLSRMNSELDNSRVSIMGISNDLKFTDFLDPRVKSSLGEEEIVFPPYDATQLRDILQQRAEVAFKGESLDDDVIPLCAAFAAQEHGDARRALDLLRTAGELAERDRTDIVNEEHVRKAQEKIELDRVVEVVRTLPTQSKLVLYAIILLESNGVHNINTGEVFNIYKRLCQEIDADVLTQRRVTDLISELDMLGIVNAVVVSKGRYGRTKEISLSVPIDETEAVLLSDSRIGEVEEAQPFVQARFDN, encoded by the coding sequence ATGACCGGAAACACACAGGACGATACACGCGACGGCGGGGGTGAGGCGGAGGGGACCGACACGGACGGACGGGACGCCGACGAGGTGACCGGGACGGGCCCGGACGCCGCCCGCCCGCCGGAGGAGGCCCCGCCGGCCGACCCGGAGAGCGACGCCTCGGGGCTCGGCACGGGCGGCGAGCGCTTCGGCGCCGAGGACATCGACCTCGACGACATCGTGCTCGACGACCCGGCGGAGGAACCGGACGAGGCCTCCCGCGGGCTGTTCGACGACCTGCTTGAGGGCGAGCCGATATTCGAGAACAAGGAGGTCCTCCGGCCGTCGTACACCCCCCACAAGCTCCCGCACCGCGAGGAACAGATCAACAACATGGCGACCATCCTCGTCACCGCGCTGCGCGGGGAGACGCCGTCGAACATCCTCATCTACGGGAAGACGGGGACGGGCAAGACCGCGAGCGCGAAGTTCGTCTCCGAGGAACTGGAGACGACCTCCCAGAAGTACGAGGTGCCCTGCGAGGTCCGCTACATCAACTGCGAGGTGACGGACACCCAGTACCGCGTGCTCGCCCAGCTGGCGAACAAGTTCATCGAGAAGAACGAGGCGGTCATCGACGGGAAGCTCGACCGGCTCACCGACCTCCGCGAGGAGGCGGGCGAACTCGCCGACCCGAGCGAGGCGCTCGCGGACACGGAGTTCGACACCGTCGCCGGCGTCGAGGAGCGCATCGAGGAGCTCGAAACCGACCGCGAGGAGTTCGAGCCGGCGCCCATGACCGGGTGGCCGACCGACCGCGTGTACCAGACGTTCTTCGACGCCGTGGACTACCACGAGCGCGTGGTCGTCATCATGCTCGACGAGATCGACAAGCTCGTCGAGAAGTCCGGCGACGACACGCTGTACAACCTCTCGCGGATGAACTCCGAGCTCGACAACTCCCGGGTGTCAATCATGGGCATCTCGAACGACCTGAAGTTCACCGACTTCCTCGACCCCCGCGTCAAGTCGAGCCTCGGCGAGGAGGAGATCGTGTTCCCGCCGTACGACGCGACCCAACTCCGCGACATCCTCCAGCAGCGCGCCGAGGTCGCGTTCAAGGGGGAGTCGCTCGACGACGACGTGATCCCGCTGTGTGCGGCCTTCGCCGCGCAGGAACACGGGGACGCCCGGCGTGCCCTCGACCTGCTGCGCACGGCCGGCGAACTCGCCGAGCGCGACCGTACGGACATCGTCAACGAGGAACACGTCCGCAAGGCACAGGAGAAGATCGAACTCGACCGGGTGGTCGAGGTGGTCCGCACCCTCCCGACGCAGTCGAAACTCGTCCTCTACGCCATCATCCTCCTCGAATCGAACGGCGTCCACAACATCAACACGGGCGAGGTGTTCAACATCTACAAGCGCCTCTGTCAGGAGATCGACGCCGACGTGCTCACCCAGCGCCGGGTGACGGACCTCATCTCCGAACTCGACATGCTCGGCATCGTCAACGCCGTCGTCGTCTCGAAGGGCCGCTACGGCCGGACGAAGGAGATCAGCCTCTCGGTCCCCATCGACGAGACGGAGGCGGTGCTGCTCTCGGACTCCCGCATCGGCGAGGTGGAGGAGGCCCAGCCGTTCGTGCAGGCGCGGTTCGATAACTGA
- a CDS encoding DUF7089 family protein, with protein sequence MFHDRDLGDALAAVRDEHAPGALVLDTDRDFETLDPAVAEQLGLRADALDPLAYDPAWVPDDAPEILSRLASGTFTVGAPGDGGVTWTTQTVPPTVFVKPRMEGSPAGFVDFLIAAALVEAGADLPEHFLGFFGDAYPDLAAATPLGPADTYQLAYALYEAYKGVRVRETFAGWTDSRPDLHAEWLDAGRRLEPRLDGLAREVATGKTGFPAAAELACSAIRHAGEGGVEIPTPFAALDTAAYVAHGPEYAVRWAEKTFEKLAE encoded by the coding sequence GTGTTCCACGACCGCGACCTCGGCGACGCGCTCGCCGCGGTGCGCGACGAACACGCGCCGGGCGCGCTCGTCCTCGACACGGACCGCGACTTCGAGACGCTTGACCCCGCGGTCGCCGAACAGCTCGGCCTCCGCGCGGACGCGCTCGACCCCCTCGCGTACGACCCGGCGTGGGTGCCCGACGACGCGCCCGAAATCCTCTCGCGGCTCGCGTCGGGCACCTTCACTGTCGGCGCGCCCGGCGACGGCGGCGTGACGTGGACGACCCAGACCGTCCCGCCGACGGTGTTCGTCAAGCCCCGCATGGAGGGGTCGCCGGCGGGGTTCGTCGACTTCCTCATCGCGGCGGCGCTCGTGGAGGCGGGCGCCGACCTCCCGGAGCACTTCCTCGGGTTCTTCGGCGACGCCTACCCCGACCTCGCGGCAGCGACGCCGCTCGGCCCGGCCGACACCTATCAGCTCGCGTACGCGCTCTACGAGGCGTACAAGGGCGTCCGCGTCCGCGAGACGTTCGCGGGCTGGACGGACAGTCGTCCCGACCTCCACGCCGAGTGGCTCGACGCGGGCCGGCGGCTCGAACCCAGACTCGACGGCCTCGCGCGCGAGGTGGCAACGGGGAAGACGGGCTTCCCGGCGGCCGCGGAACTCGCCTGCTCGGCTATCCGTCACGCGGGCGAGGGCGGCGTCGAGATACCGACGCCGTTCGCGGCGCTGGACACGGCGGCCTACGTCGCCCACGGGCCGGAGTACGCCGTCCGGTGGGCGGAGAAGACGTTCGAGAAGTTGGCCGAGTGA